Part of the Centroberyx gerrardi isolate f3 chromosome 11, fCenGer3.hap1.cur.20231027, whole genome shotgun sequence genome is shown below.
CACTGAAGCCTCTAGGGGATTTATTTTATTGACTGACTATATTTTGTTTGAGTGAAGCATCGCTGTTGAGCACTTATTACAGCATTAAGTACAAAGGAAAATCATGTTTGAATTCTTCAAGTCATTCTCCAGACCTTCCAAAGCCCCGGGGTAGCACTCTGTAAATTACATTATTTGACAGTTACTTTTGGAAGAAGAGAAATGGGTGAAAATGTCTGCAGAGATTTCAAGGTCTTAATCATCTCCACAGTATGTGATGACATAGTTTTATATGAGCTGTAACCTTGGGGTCTCTAATAGTTTGAAACTTTGTCTGTGGCATTCATGGGAGCCGCTGTAATCCCAGAAATTGCATCTGGTGCAAAAGCCATTAGCTTCAAGGCAACCATCACTGACAGCTACTTCCAAGCTTGTTGGGAAAGGTTGGGAAAGCCTGGAGTTAATAAGAAAACTACAAAACTTATGACTCACCAACATTACTCATGTCAACATTTGAAATATTCAGTGGGATATAAATCATCACACCAGTTCTAACATTTcaatgtaaaagtttatttttggTAAGGTAAATTGGTTCCTCAGTACTTTTACCCTCATTTCAAAGTCTCATTCAGCCAGTTTTACTTTGCATACATTCTGAGCCTCAACACTAAATAGAATACAGTTCATAATTAAGCCATGCTAACCAGCAGCCTCTTTTAACATACTTTGCTCAGACTAGTTTGTATTTTGCAGGCATTCTCAGATGTTACATTCTTATTTAAAACTACACTATGTAGTTTTGACAAGGAAAGAAGAGATATATACTGATCATTTACAAACAGATCTAATATGAAATATATCATTACATACCCCAAAAAATACTATTTGGAGCAAATCCATAGTAATGCTATAAGATTCTtctttaaattgtttaaaagGTGGAATGGTTGGACCACTACAGCTAAACAGCTGCTTTCTAGCTTTAAAAAGAGTTCCAGGGATCTTGTTTTCTTCTTAGATCACCTTTTATTCAGTATAAAATCCATATCATACAGCTGTGGACATTTCAGAGGTTCAAATTTTCTACCTACAACTATATAGAGCAGCTTTATataatacatatatgtatatatgaagACAGCATAGAGTCTGACATGACACTGGTGGACAACACAATGCAATAATTTATCCAGATATCTGAAACTGACATGAAACCAAAAGGTGGAATGCAAAAGAGATTATCAAAAATTTGAAGTGTAACACTTCAAAAGTGCTaaacatgaaacaaacaaatgctatTGTACAGATTGATACGTTTTTTACAAACCATGGATGAAATAGAAAATGGTCCACAATAGTGGTCTATTACAATGACTTGATGTGAGCGGTCCACATGAAATGGAACCTGAAGGGCTCTTTACGAACCGGAAACCAGGCACGACCGTGGCTGAAACATATCTGATGGTATGACGTTATTTTCCAGAGAATTACAGCGCAATATAAGTTGTGTCATCATCTGACATGATGGAAAGTCGATTATCATGCAGTGTTCCCCCTACATTCAGTCAGCAGCTGGCATGTGTGTGGACATGATTCATACCCCAGTTTCATCCCGATTTTACACCCCAGTTACAAGAACAGATCAGACTGAGAAATAGTACTTTCATTGCGATAAAGTACATgactaatttaaaaaaatatttaaaaaattagGTTTTTTAGCATTGCAACCTGCACTATGACCAATACTGAGACCAACAATGGGACAGACGTTgagacaaaaccaaaatcacCCCCCAACCACTTTGGTAACAAATAATgataggggaaacactgtaaTGTCAGAGGAACAGGGGCTAAAGGTCCATGTGGGACGGGATATGCCACCCCAAAAAACCATGATCCCACTGAGAGCAAAGAAGCTgaccagggttcccacaccgcataaacatcaaattcaaagacctttcagtgactttcaaggccttgtttggtgaaattgaAGGACTCAAAATTGTCATGTTTTGGTCATGTTGGTCAATTTTAGACATCGTAGAggcctcattttttttatacttaTGATCTTGTCATGTCAAGAAACCATggtgaaatcattcattttcaaactgctgctaacagggttttcctcagtgTTGATGCTAGGACAGAGAGCTCAAGAGAGCTGAGACatactgatgaatttgggtgcaaaacttttaaggccttatttaactcaaatccacaaactttcaaggccgGTGGGAACCCTGGGTGACTCATAGAGGAGGTAAAGGACAATCTGTGTGGCCTTGGTTTCAGCTAAGATATACACTTTTctctatattttatttaattccTCATCATTCGTCTTCATCCTCACTATCAggctcctctttctccttctcgtTCTCCTTGGGCGGGGCGACGGGGGGAGGGAGGTCCAGACGAGCCCACGACATGGGCTCAGACTTCTTCATGACCACCTCGATCTTGGCTGCCATCATGTTCACTATACTCTTACTCACGTCAATCACCTGcatggagaggaaggggagtgACAAAAGACTGCCTTAGCAAACTggtgggaaaaaagagaaaaatgcagGGCCGTCCTGTCTGCATTATTCTCCTCAAAGATCATATATTCAAAACAAACTGGCCTGCTGTAGAGGTATCAAACATAAAATTAGAATATATCATAGTTACAAaatgcaagatttttatgtgaaaatgcagCCGAAATCATATGGACTCTTCTCTGCCCACAGGAAGAGATGAATCAAAACGAAACACACTATCAAAACAAAGCTGGACCATtggatcttttgcctctctcatccctttggtataagAGATCACAGAGCGGCCGGGTCTGCAAACCTGAGCTTGCTGTGTGGAGTTTACAGACATCATGTTATATGATTGCTGGATACTGAAGCTCAAATTTCTCAAAACAGTTGCcacttgctgccatttggagctgccaaagtgcaaagttccctagtgtagctttaacataCAATGTGTATCTAATAATATATGACGTATATTTTCATTTATGAAAGGAAAATTACATTATGCTAATTTCAGTATTACTTCATGTATAAATTATACTGGCATAATGCAAGAGACATGACACACTGTGTACTATGCTGAGACATGAGTTACACTTGTACTTACTCCCCACATACTAATCTTCTGCTCAAATTCCTTCTCTCCCTCGAATATAATGTGGATGTCGAGCTGTAGGACGAAGAAGAATTTTACAATaggttgaaaaaaacaaacaagcaaaaaaaaaaatcagtttagatagacagacagaaatgtgtATGACAATGAGGCGGGTGTCCCTCACCGTGGTGCTGTTTGCCTCCACGTAGCTTAGCTCTGGGATGGAGTTCTTGGCGTAGATCGAGATGATGACCTGCCCTCCGGTCTGGTGCCAGTCAAACCGAcatggaatcacttttttaccCTGCAAGGaaatttcacacatttatttagcacacaaatacaaaattcagtcattcatgATCCACCTGAGAGCATTCTGTCCACTGTGGTAACAATGTGCATCACCAACCACTAGATGGAGTCAAAGTTGAGGCTCTCTCACAGtggcttttacacacacacacacacacacatacacacacacagacatatcaCTCACTGTCAAACAGACACACCTACCGTATCTTTTTTCCTCCATATATGCGTTCCCTTGGTGCAGCCCTCTTGAGACAGGAAGGCGTTAAAATCAGACGTTTTCCTCTTACAACAGCTCCAGTACTTCATCCTGGAGATGCAGGAAAGAACATGCACCCTTTAGCTTCATAGCCGTCAATCACTTGTCACTCAGAATAGTAGTAAACAGACTTAAGGGAAAATACCAGTGTTACTCTTTGCACCTCTCTTTTATATTATCCATAATAGTTCAAAATTTACATTTCTTCCCTCTAAGTGAATAGAATTATGAGCCCAGTACTGACCCTTCATGGAAGATAGGAAATCCAGAATGGTAAGAGCACACATCCGAATTGGTTGCAGGTCCATCAAAACTCTGGAGAAAACAGCACATGTGAAGTTCAAAAGATTGCAATAGATCATTTTCTGTCAAAAATACAAATAGGGCTGAGAAACGATGGATTGGACATGTACGGCATCataataaatgaaagaaaatgttatATTATGGTGTGCAATCAATTGTGCAAGTAGTAGTAAATATCTGAGCTGATTTTGGTTTAGAAAATCTagtacaaacattttttttcacgcATTTGAACAGCATGAGAATAAATTCCCGAATGTTTGCCTTgttacacaaaaatacattcaCCTACTTTAGTACACCCTCCATTTTTACAGGATGTTCCAATCTTGATCTCGTCACTATCCTcctctggagagggagagagagacagagagagtgtgtgtgtgtgcgtgtgtgtaaattGACACATATACTTTAAGAACATCTGAGAAGTAACAAGAAGTGCATGGACAGCTATGAGGTGCTGTCCTGTCCTTCTCCCTGTCATCTTTTGCTCAAATGCCATGATGTCATGACAGGTGAGGGCAAATTCCCAGTGGCCATCCATTAAATTGCACTCTCAACTTGTCCTTCCTGTCCACTAGAGCAAGAAGTGGCTGGTGAAAAGTAGACCGAGATGAaaaggacaacaacaacaagaggaACGTGAAGagtagagggaaggaggagaggagagaaggagaagctCTGTCCTTAccttttttctctgctgtattgTCAGtcagcttcagtttctccaGAGCCTGCTTCAGAGAGGCGGAGATCTTATGCTGCATTCTCACCATTGGCTCATCGgcactacaacaacaacaacaaccaaatgGGGCATCAAAACAATGGCAAATAAACCATGATGGGACCAAATGCTTCTTGGCACCAGTGATTAAATATAGGTGATGACTTAGTAAGCAGCAAGTGAACATTCCTGTAAATTTAACACGTTAACATACAGTAAACTAAGTATTTGGACTGGGACACATTTTTGACACAGTGGTATTTCATTGCAGTACACTACTGGCTACAtctctttaaataaaaaagtctGCGGTACCAAACCAGCCAATAATCTCCTGTAATGGACCTTCACTACAGGCACCGATTGCTTTGTCAGTTACCTGTCCACTTTCTTTTGAACCCAGGAGAAAGGACTACAAAAGATTTATGTCTATCCTAAAGCTCCTTGGTAGATGTTTGATGCTTTCAGGCTGATTTGATACTTCAGATCCCTAACCATTCCTGTATTTGATACTATACCAAAATATTTTGCAGCAAAATCTAGTCAACAGATTCGTTCATaaggatatacagtattaaAATGGAAGTTGTATTGTTGGATTGACTGGAAAAtaagtttgttgttgttggtgtgtttgttctTTGTCTTTTAGTATGCAGATTTTAACTAACTCATTACATGTTAAGAAATGTTCACAGTATTTTTAACGCAGGCCCAATCTTTATATCTCCAAAAACATTTCTGCCGCATTAAAATGGGGGCACAATGTACAAAAGAAAAGCTGCAGAGCTTCTGATACGGACTAAAATATCAAAGAAAGGGTAACTGTCCAAACACTTTTGGAACCAACTGCACTACCTCGGTCTGCATATAGCCTCCAGAGGCTTTGGTGCGGAGATGATGTACTCGTTAAACTTTGGTTTTTGGTCATCTgcgtctttcttttctcccgcCGACGTCACATCAGGTTTCACCGGCTCGGGGGGCTTCTCTTTGTTGTGGGGACCTTTTGTACAACCCTAAGGGGGGAAAGAAACAGCGGCATTACATCACTGTGTTGGGCTCGAGAACAATGAGAGTTCATGCTGATATGGCTACGGCAAAGGTGGTAGTCCGTGTCTGTGAAAACAATAGACAATAGAAACATGACCATTCCAGTCTACATGAAAACCCTTGAGGAAACAGATTATCCAAGAAAGTATGTTCACATCACACCGAGAGAGTGGAAAGGGTTAAATCCGTATGCAACTTACAACAATGCTGAGGAAGTCTGAAAAGTCAGTAGTTCTTCTCTTGCAGCAGGACCAACCCTGGAGAAGGTGAAAGAGACATGACATTGAGTCACTGCCGACCAGCTGACATGACATGTTAACTGTGCGTGTGCAGACAGGCGTTTTACCTTCAGTGCATCATGGAATACTGGAACTCCTGGATGGTAGATGCATGCATCTttggaaaacacaacacaagtTTGATTAGCTCTGAAACAACAGATGCAATATTATAAGCACCAGTGTTAGCCCCAccagcatcacatcacatgtGACCAAAATGTGGACCGGTTAAAGTCGGTTTTCTGACCTATTTTCATGAATTCTAGTTtcaaaaattcaacaaaaacTGCACAGCTTCCAGGGAAGGAATGGTTAGACTCAACTAGGGCTCTTAAATATGAATACACCATAAATAGCTCATCGTGGAAAAACATGCAGTTACATCTACGTCGGCCTATTTTTACAGTCGTACAGTCATGAAATAACACTTTCAGAACTAACATTTTTTTGGGCCAACCACTAAGAGCAAACTGTTGAAACTTCCATTTTCAACTTGTTTGATGGGAACCATCCTTTGCTAGGTAAAACATTACAGCATCAGTTACCTCTTGCTTGTGTatgcttttcttttcatatgGCGTGCCTCTCTCAAAGGACTCGGTCATCAGTGTCTGATGTTGCCTTCACATGCTCCTTGTAAATTCGACTTGTCGCAGATTCAAGTGCTTTTGTTCGGAGATTATTAtaacaaatgtttgtttttttgtcttttagaaATTGAGCAACACAGAGCTACTTTGCTGGTTTGTTAATCTactgatatttccgacagcacttgaaggcagcataagtcTGTCCCTAAGAGTGTTCTCCTTAAGCAAGTACCATGCAACTTTAAGCTTTCAGGTTAGGATGAAAGTTACATAGTGACTTGGGTGAAAGGCTTAGTGAAAGCAGTGAATGGAGACAgagtaaatatatttttaaacatAGGCCTATTTGGCTTTGTATTTAGACTACATTAACGATGTGCTATGCCAGGACTAAGTTAAAATTAATGTTGTTGGTCAAAGACAGAGTAGAAGAACAGGGTGTCAGTGTCAACAGAAATTAAATAGTAAACAAGGATTTTGactaaaaaaaagtattttcatgGGCATAGTCAAAATTCACACTtgattcacacatttttttttgttctatcTTTTAATGGCCTTTATATGACCTCCATACCCATGCTATGGCATCTAATATTGATCGTAATAGATTGGTTTTATTTCACCCTAGTTCCATTCAAACACCACAAAATACATATGGTGTACAAAGTAAGAAAACACCTAACAATATAGGAATATGAAGTACCTAATAAGGAGTAGGGCCAGCCTTTGTCTTGAGAACAGCTTCAATCCTCCTTGTAATGGTGTCAaacaagtcctgaactgtgtctAGTGGGATATTGGACCATTCTTCAAGAAGAAAAGCCTtcagttctttgagggatgaaggaagtgGAAATCTACTTTGTACTCTGCACTCGAGAATttcccataaaggttcaatgatgttttGATCTGGTGCTTGGTGAGGCCATGGAAGCGTTTCACTTCGTCCTGGTGTTCATAAAACCACTCTTGAATTTGAGGAGTGTGAATTTAGACATTATCATCTTGGAAGGAGGGAAGATTATAAGCAATCAGTGCACCATAGGGTGCACCTGGTCCTGTAAAATGTCTGTATATTCTTTGGCTATTATACAACCTCCCAGAGCAAtcatcagacctaatgactcccaAGAGATGGCTGCCCTTATaattacagatccaccaccatgtttaacAGCTGATAACTGATATTGTGGGTTGAAGGCACACTGTGGTTGTAGGCTCCTTACACTGGGttatgtatctttgtgtgttgGCCTTGGGTACAAGTGGTTTCTTGGCAGTCTTGGCATAAATAGCCCACCTGCTTTGCGAAGCTCATGATGTACAGATTTTGTTGATTCGATTCTGTTGTGATTTGATGCTGTAGTGAACTTTGTGTTTAGTAATTATCCATATAAGCGGCCATCTATCACTGGCGATCATCCACTGACGACCATTGTTACCAATACAGTTTGTAGGTGGCATAATGTTGTTATGATTTTAAAGAATGTCCCCCTTGCTACATTAAATAATTCTGCAGCTGTTGTAATCAATGCATCTGCAATTCAGGTACCAACTGTTTGTCTCTTTGAAACTCTGTCAGTTGCCttatgttgctttgaaaactcacatatgAAAGTGGTGATCGTCAGTCCTGTTTTAAAACTGACCCATACTATCAATTGGCATTCATCTAAACTCACTGGTCTGCGTAGCTATTAAAAAGTCAAAGTTTAAATCcattttcatgtggtgtttccatgATTTTGTCTGATCCTGCAGGTCCAAGTCCAATTCAAAGTTTTGAAAAAAGTTCCTATACCATACCCCATTAGGTCTTGTTTTTACACCGAGTCTTGGGTTTCAGTCCAGAAGTAACTAAAACAAATGTATGATGTGTTTTAAACCGCAATTAGCTAACTTCTTCTAGATTAAGACTATTTTAAAGTACACTCTATCCGCTTACCTTAAATAGCCTAACTTGAACACTTACCAGCACCTCGAGACTACGGGACAACGTTAGCAACACCTCAATAAATAACAGTACATGTTAACCAAGGAATTAACAAACAACTGTAGCTACCAATACAGTTGCTACTGATGGCTccagccagctaacgttaggttagctaacgttacatctGTGCTCTATAGAAATTTCCAGATGATCAGAGGCTAGCTAACGCACTGTACAGGGCAAAACCACGTTAGCTAGGACACTACTCACCATCAGGGTTCTTCTCTAGATCAAACCTCTGTCCGCATCCtttattgtaacacaaaactgaCATGGTATTATGAACAGGTGGAGGGCTAAACAAGGTAAACTGCTAGCTAAATaggaaaagaaacacaaaaagtaGCGACAAAGCTAGTTTGTGAGCTACAGTACGGGGCCGCTGTAACCTCAAACTGGTCTGCATTCGATTTACCAGACTTCCGGATGTTGTCGGCTGTACTCGGCAAAACTCGGAACTTGCCGAGCGAAGATCCTGTCCAGCCCGCCCCAAGTACCACTACCCTCCATCCCATAAGAGCGCACATAGTCCCATAAGCGACAACTGATGCAGACCGCTTCCAAACTTGCGTTAAAGCTCAGTTCTTTATGTCAGCTTGTTATCGGACCTAACCCTATGCCTGCCCGTTTGATTTAACGTCAGTTTTATGTTGGCCATTGCCGAAAAAGCCACAATAGTACGCCTAATGTAGTGCTACAACAGTCAAGTGTATGAGAAATGGGGGCAATGTGTTAGTTCACGAGGATGATTGTAGCCTAGTTACTAGACATTGCGTGCCGGCCGGGATATGTGCATGTGAATTTTCCATTTCGCACATCCCCACCGAGTTTTGAGCGACTGTGTGGAGCTTTTTGCTTGTTTCTTTCTTCAATTGACAGTCGACTGTCGGGGAAaggatgggggaaaaaaacactttccatGATTATGGATGTTTCGTCTAAAGGTAAGGCACGATGTGATGCCTGAAGTGAATTGCAGTGTCTGTAATTCACTCCTGAGGCTTTTGCATGGAGATGAGCCCCATGCACTCAGGCATGGACACGGGAGACGAAATGCACCCCTGGATTTCCCAGGATGGGCTCTGTCTGGGGAAATGCTCGTTTGAATCGGTCAAATCTGATGTTTGGCAGGCTACAGACTATTGCCTTAACCTTAAGAACAACACATTGCTTACATAAGTATTTATTTTCGAAGTTGCATATCAAATTTGTAGCCCATTAGTTAGCCCACTTTTCAAATGTCAGTCGTTATAGTTTCTGTTTTGTGATTCGTAAATACCGTATGTTGTTTTAATGCCTATTTCCTTTACTTTCAGTTTaagtttttgtattttcatgatCAGATTCAGAAATAGGCAATTAGGAAATGTGTGCAAGGTTTCAAAGACGTTAGTTTTAACAGCGAGCATGGGTTTTTGAGTaacttcttttttctcttctgtgtcAGTTGCTAAAATTAGTTTAAGGCCCACTTTTCAGTCAGTTTGAGTTAACTTCATAATAACTTTGGAGCATAGCAGAAACACCCACATACTGTGAGTGTTTCTGCTATCTAGTATATTCCTGCAGAGTAGCCTGTCCTCAGCTCCTACATGGTATCTTATGTCCTAGTTTAGTTTTCTCTTATTGAGTCCCATAGGCACACCTAGTAGTCACTGACTTGAGGTTTCAAGTCCTTGCAGTTTCTATTTTTAGCCATTCCCTTCTTATTTATTACAATATATTAACACATAGCCTATATTTATATATCTCAGctgatttttttcatatttttgtacactgcaaaaaaagtccatcttagcaagtcatttagtctcatattcagccttcaaaatcttgtttttcttaaactaAGAGAAAAATGTTGCCAATGAAGTGAGATAACAATTGTTTCCAATGCATGGAAATGCATTGGAAATGCATCcagtcagtatcttgaaacaagtcagaataaggcagatcattgcactactatcaagaaaatgacacttgattctacaaaattcttgaaacaagttgatttgcattggaaacaagtgaaattatcaagccccattggcagattttttcacttattttaagaaaattacagttttaacactcaataatagactaaatgacttgttaagatggagaatTTTTACAGTGTAAGAGGTTCTCTCATTTGTCAATGATGTTGAGATTGATCATCATAAAGACATTATTAATTGAGCCATTTAAATAAGGTGATTGATCTACAATATTAGTGATTGTTCCCAatctctcttattttctttggTGACATGATACTTTTCACTGAGGTTGTGTAAGTATTCTGTGCCTTGATGTGCTTTGATGTGGTTTGCTGCAGTGCTTTCCTGGTGCATAATTTAGTGTTTGAATGcaaagttttttgtttatttgttttctaaaTACATTTCATCCAGTACAAACTATGTGGGGTACAACTGAGCTCAACATTGAATATGGTATAATACCCCTGTGGTGATTGCAACTTTTGTTTCACACTTTAGCTATATCTAAATTATAGCACATAGAATGGATGCCTTATAATACCTCACCAGTGAATCCagatctgtttttctttgtttttccttccaAATTTAGGGTGACTGGATGATGGAATGGTGATGAAGCCTAATCCTTGGCACATTATGCTGCCTCTGTccagcttctctctcctcctccatttccttctcttcttcttcttcttcttcctctgtctccaccCAAGCCATTCCCAGTTCCTGCAAGAGCCCAGGACGGCACAAGGCCTGCTCCTCTTCACCCAGCCTGTCTATAACGCCTCCATCTTTGAGAACTCTGCAGCGAGGACCTATACAAGAAGCAAGCTCAAAATGGGCATCATTCTTGGGCCGCCTCGCTCTTTAGACATTAAATACTCCATTGAGTCTGGAGACAGCGAGGGAATCTTCCAGGCTGAGGAGTTTGTAATGGGAGACTTTTGTTTCCTCCGTATACGCACGAATGGAGGCAGTGGTGCCATCTTGAATCGAGAAGTACAAGACAATTACACACTGACAGTGAAGGCGTCTGCCcaaggaggcctagaggctttAGCCACTGTTTATATCAAGGTCCTGGATACCAATGACCTCCGACCTCTCTTCTCCCCCACCTCCTATTCCATCATTGTTCCTGAGAGTGCCCCTCTGGGTGCCAGTGTTGGGCGTGTAACAGCCACAGACGCTGATGTGGGCTCCAACGGAGAGTTCTACTACTTCTTCAAGAACAGGGTGGAGCTCTTTGCTGTCCACCCGACCAGTGGCGTTGTCACCCTGACCCGCCGACCCAGGATGGAAAAACAAGACCGAATTGAGCTGGAGGTGCAGGTGGTTGACAGAGGGATGAAGCTCTACGGGAACAACGGCATCAGCAGCACCGCCAAGCTGGTTCTAACTGTGGAGCGGGTCAACGACTTTGCTCCTGTTCTCAGTGCAGCTGCCGTCACTCCGTCGTGGTTGGACAAGGACCCGGTCTACGCTGTGGTGACTGTGGAGGACAAAGACGAGGGTGTAGCTGGGGATATAGAGTGGGTGTCTATTATTGAGGGTGACCCCTTAGAACAGTTTGTGGTTGACTGGTCGCCAATTGGTAATGAGTATAGGGTGAAAACATCAGAACCGGTGGACTGGGATCAATTCCCCTATGGCTGCAACCTGACCTTCCAGGCTAAAGATAGGGGCATACCTCCAAAGTTTTCTAATACCCAGGTTGTTCAGTTGTTGGTAAAAAAGCCAGACCCAGTGGTATCGAAGTTTGAGAAAGATGTTTATGTTGTCAAGCTGAGTGAAATAGCACCCCCAGGCACTATTGTAGCGGTGGTGAAAATCTCCCCAGCTCCTTTGAATGTCAATTACAGCTTCGGCGCCCTCTCAGAGCCAATGTGCTTTGATGTAAACCCCTTGACTGGAGTTATCATAACCACAAGGCAGTTGACGACGATATCGCGGGATATTGTGGAGATAGAGGTGGTTGATATTATCAGTCAGCAACAAACAAAGCTTCAAATCATCATAGAGGATGCTAATGACAACACACCAGTATTCACCAGGCCATTCTATGACATTTCCATCAATGAGAGCTTACCGCTCGGCACCGTCGTTCTCGTGGTGTCTGCTGTGGACGATGATAAAGGAGAAAATGGGTATATAACCCACACAATCAGTGGTTTGCAGTCTCTACCATTTACCATTGACCAGGACACAGGAGAGGTGAGGATCACTGCAGACCTGGACTTTGAGTCATCAGAAGACATCTATACATTCGCTGTGCGGGCCTCTGATTGGGGTTCACCTTACAGAAGAGAGAATGAGGTAAATGTCACAATTCGCCTGATCAATATCAATGATAACCAGCCTCTTTTTGAGAGGGTCTCCTGCAGGGGGATGATAAGCCGTGATTTCCCTGTTGGCCAGACTATTGTCACGCTGTCTGCTGTAGACATGGATGAGCTGGGAATGGTGAAGTACAGGATACTGTCTGGGAACGAACTGGACTTCTTCACCCTAAACCCAGATTCGGGGGCTTTGTCGTTGAAAAGGTCCTTAGCAGTGACTAATCTAAAAAGTGGGATATTCAACATGAAGGTAGTTGCTACAGATGGAGAGATCTTCTCTGACCCTACATTTGTTAATGTGTCAGTTGTGAGAGGTAGGA
Proteins encoded:
- the chordc1b gene encoding cysteine and histidine-rich domain-containing protein 1 — protein: MSVLCYNKGCGQRFDLEKNPDDACIYHPGVPVFHDALKGWSCCKRRTTDFSDFLSIVGCTKGPHNKEKPPEPVKPDVTSAGEKKDADDQKPKFNEYIISAPKPLEAICRPSADEPMVRMQHKISASLKQALEKLKLTDNTAEKKEEDSDEIKIGTSCKNGGCTKSFDGPATNSDVCSYHSGFPIFHEGMKYWSCCKRKTSDFNAFLSQEGCTKGTHIWRKKDTGKKVIPCRFDWHQTGGQVIISIYAKNSIPELSYVEANSTTLDIHIIFEGEKEFEQKISMWGVIDVSKSIVNMMAAKIEVVMKKSEPMSWARLDLPPPVAPPKENEKEKEEPDSEDEDE